DNA from Tripterygium wilfordii isolate XIE 37 chromosome 15, ASM1340144v1, whole genome shotgun sequence:
AAACCGTATGGATTAGGTAGGTCCTAAATTCGAATCTCATTATGAGCAATACTCTGATGGTCATGCTATGTACTAGGGCATACCAAAAAAACTGAGTCAAACCAAACCAATCGATTGATGGGTTATTGTTAAACATATGTTAGTGAGGATCGAtcgaaaaaccaaaaaaaccgATCAAACTGTCAATAATCAACCGATTGGTTGGCTGAATTTATctaaaaaaatcgaaaaaaaacCTACCAAAATCGACCGTGTATACCCCCTACTATGTATTTTTCTCCAACTTAACATGTTGTCAGGTAAGAAAACTATGTGCAAGCGGGTTTGATGACTTGAAATTAGGCCCATATTAtatgttaaatgaaaattttgtttgataTCGTTTTCGGTCATaaaaagctatatatatatatctagaaAATTGAATTGGACTTGATTTTCAATGTATTTGATTCAACTGACAAAACAAATTATTCTCATTCTCAATCCCTCATGTCAACTCTGAGCATCATCTTCGATGTGGGTGGGCTCAACAAAGAAAGCCTAATCCTACCCCATTTTTTATTCGAGGGGGGCCCACGATGTTGACTATGCAGAGAAAAAGGCCCAGCACACATGAATTGAAGGTCTTCCGTATATAAAGCAAAAAAAGATAAAGCGGATATGATGGGCGGTGCCGGTGGATTGTGGGCCCCCGGGGTTCGCGTATGCCCAACCATCCCAAGTGAGGGAATCCAATCACAACCGTCTGATCATCAAATTCCTAATCTTTTGATGATCATGATGTCACGTGATTGACTCTCCCTCGACCTGAACCGCATGTGCTAGTgcattccatgtcatcaaataaGCCAAAACCCAAGTAAAACACCCAATTAGTGACGGTAATGTTGATTAATGTGACTTGATTAGAACATTACCGCCGTTGATTATGTGCGTAACAAGAAGATTGCCATGGGTCCCACCAAATATTTGATGACCAAGAATGGGAAGTAGCCTGATTGTCAGGTTGTCTACTCAGGACTTTGAGATCTAGGTTTTCATTCCCACCAGAggattgagatttgggtagtttccatccgttgtggtggccttcatgtcTCTCGGACATAGCTTAACGTGTGTATGATGCATGGGcctttgaaaaaataaaataaaattgatgagCTTAATCAAATATTGATCAACCCATAACCCTTGACACGTGGCTTTCAATATTTGTCGACGAAGGTTTTTTTATGCAGACAATTGAGAGTAAGAacactttggacaacttaattgtaaaaaggtcataaaacattttgaaaattgtaaaaaaagtgtaatttaagggtaatgtggtcatctgacttaagatattttttagtttatacctacaacaccattctttttcttctctctccttcttctctactaaaagttatctcattctttctctcattcttcttcttcttcttcttcttcttctggttctcgatctgaatttgttcttcgttgccttcttctccatttttggccgagtttctcctctcttcatcgccttcttcgttgttgctcaatctggactgcgtcgagttgctttgcttcgtttttgacagatctggactatgcttcgttgtttaatctgggttgtgcttcgtttttttgcagatctggactctgattcgttttttgcagagatgtatcactatagtatcaatatagtatcaccaacaccaaaaaaccactaaaatgatacaattaaaccagtatgcatacttcttattcctaattacttttccttttttgattttcttttcttggttacctctcttgttcgttttggaaaaacatttacaagtgcagagatgtatcactataatatcacgaacaccaaaaattcattaaaatgatacaattgaaccagtatacATACtttttcttcctaattacttttcctttcttggttttttttttcttggtttgtacatctcttgcttgttttggaaaaacattaacagctgcagagatgtatcactatagtatcaccaacaccaaaaatccactaaaatgacataattgaaccataaagacatgtaatgcaatcaaatttacattctaacatttatatcatcattttatgagcaaaagatataaatggaacactaaattggatcttttatttaaaagtatcactattgtatcacaattcgtggagagagaaaatcaaatttgaggttattttggtaaaagatgatccccaatgtacttttttaaaaagatgttttagttattgcacttttttacaattaagtataatctagtgtaccgaccTTCAAAAATCCCTTTTTTATGGGTCTAAATCAAAGAGGGCGGCACCTCAAAGCTTGGGCCATGTATCCCCATTTAAAGCCAAATGGGCTAGATGCGGCCTAGAAAAACTAGGCCGGCCCATTATAGGCCTAGAGTGAGGTCACGTTCTAAGAGCACTCCCAATGGCTTCCCCAATCTCATCTCTATCCCCATATATAgataatatccaaaaaaatcacTTCCCAATGGCTTCTCTATCTTCAATTGAATATCTAAACCATTATCTAAATTGTTTTTCACTCTTCAAACTTGAAGAAGCAAAAGACCGGTCCCTACATATTTTTTTACTCTCAAAATATTGTCTCTCTCCTGCCACATCGGCAGAGAACTCACAGGGTCAATTTCTGTCTCTCGCATTCCTCTCTCTCGCCTCTCTCTCACGTTCCTCTCTCTCGTGCTCCTCTCTCGTGAACGCGATCTTTCCCAGATTCGCCTCTCTTTCGAAAGATATTTTTCGAAATGAGAATGTGTAACAATATTTTTCTAGACATTAATTTAAGTTGGATGGTGAACTTATGTTATTACTGAAAATGAGGATTGTTATTGAACttgaattaaatttttttatactttTACTCGACATTTCCACGCACTTCCCACAAGTGTTCCACTAGATCCTCTTGAAGACGATGATGAATGCTCTTATTTTTTAGCTTCTGACGCCCTTTGATGAATTGATCAAAATCATAATGATATGCAGCATCGTTGCGATCAAGCTCGCTGATATCTACTTCTTCAAACAGGTAATACTTACCATTCTCAATTGACTTGAACATGTCACGCTCATCTTCCACGATCATGTTATGTAATATCACACATGCTTTCATGATATTCTTCAATGTTGCAATTTTGAAATACCGACACCCTTGACGAATGATATGGAAACGTGCTTGGAGAACACCAAATGCACGTTCAACATCTTTCCTGGCACCCTCTTGAGCTTTCGCAAAATTTTTAGCTTTCATGGATTGAGGCATCAGAATTGTTTTCACAATTGTTGACCACTGTGGATAGATACCATCTCCAAGATAATAACCCATATCATAATGATGATTGTTTATGACAAAGTTCACTGGTGGAGCACGACCATTGATGATGTCTGTGAACAAAGGGGAACGCTCAAGAACGTTTATGTCATTGAGCGATCCTGGAAGTCCAAAGAATGAATGTCATATCCATAGATCACGAGATGCTACAGCCTCCAAGATTAAAGTTGCTTCTTTATGATGGCCAGAGTAATGACATTTCCATGCACTTGGACAATTCTTCCATGTCCAGTGCATACAATCTAAGCTACCAAGCATTCCAGGGAATCGACGATCCTCATGTAGCTGAAGCAACTTGGCAATATCAGTAGAATTAGGTTGCCTCAGGTATCGTTCGCCGAAAACAACAATCACTGCTTCAACAAACTTTTTCATCGCCTCATTTGCGGTACTTTCATCTATCCGTAGATTTTCATCAATCATATCAGCGGATACTCCATAGGCCATCATTCTGAGAGCTGCAGTAACTTTCTGCAATGAAGATAACCCAACCTTATTCGCAGCATCTCGAGATTGAACGAAATAGTTGTCATAAGAAACAATACCTTCATGAATACGATTGAACAAATCACGGCTCATACGATATCGCCTTCGGAAAATTTTTTCATTGTATGTCGGGTTGGCAGAGAAGTAGTCACGCACTAACTTCTCGTGGCCTTCTTTCCTGTTACGATCGATAAAGACACGGCCAGGAGTAGAACCTCCTCTTTTCTTCAACTTGCAGCTTGAACTTTCAGCTTCAACATGCACCTCATCCTCTTCTGTAGACTCAAGAAGCAAATTTTTGCATCTTCTTCGGAGAAAGTTAAACATGGTGATCAAAGAAGAATATAAAAGAGAGCACAAGAGTATTTGAGTGGAGATGTGAAATTAAATTATGCAACATACATTTTTATAGAGTTTGTAATTCGAATTTCAAAAACTAGCTGTTGTAATTCGAATTTCAAAAAAGTGTCCGTTACATCtcgaatttcaaaaaattagccgttgtgattcaaatttcaaaatattttaattttatcttttaaaaaaatattggtaAAAAAACTCTTGGAAAACTAGCCGTTGTGATTCAAAtaatatttagaaaaaaattataattttgaaatttacaaGTTCTAATAATATAGAGACTTAATATAAAGAATCTGCTGGGTGCACAATATTGAAATTGATTCTCTATGCTGTAAAATGATACTGTAGCACTGACAGGATAGGGAAACTGCTGCCAGTGCTCTAAGAGACCCCATCTCGCCTTCCCCAACTAAAATTCAATGGAAGTAAACTTCTCAGTACATACTAAAGACAggtgtatgtatgtatccaCAACGTAATGGGAAAATGGAATTCCTTTCTCAGTTTAAAGAGATGTACAGAGATTCATTAACCCGGTGGATTGGAAggcaaaaattatgaaaactaTATATAGATTGCTGTAAACTGAACTGGAGATCCTTTTCATGGTTCAGTGATCGGCATTTATTCCGAATATCCGGACCTTGTGCATGTTTGGGAACTTGGCAACCACCAGCACAAATACTGCCAGTGTGTTAAAGAAGAGCATAGGGTGTTGATAATCTGTTGTGTGTGAGGTTATCAAATACCTGCcagtgaaagagagagagaagaatttTGTTAAGAGGTGTGATAATTAGAGAGATGCATCAATCTGAACAATCAATTATGCATTTTCATTCCTTAAAAAATCTTGTAGAAAACACTTTGCTTGCTGATGATTTAAGTCCACCCAGGAAAGTTCAGATTAAATTCTACTAAGCAGATGCTTTCAGACATGCACTCATACATAATATTACAAGTACTTATGATGGCTTCGATAAAAGGAGAAGTAAATACAGCAAAGTTGGAGCAACTGTTTTCAAACGTCACACTCCAGTGACTACAGCGGATGCAAGTAAATGCTTGTCATGCACCCTGGAAAATGGACATGCTAAATGCAGTTTAGTTTACAAGGCCGTTGTCAAAAGGATTCTCTCCTGGGTGTATATACCTGTGTGTGCATGGATGTAAGTATAGTAGACCATTAAGTGTATTTTTAAGTATAGTAGACTCATATCACCAAAAGTAAGATACTTAAACAGCACAACAGGCACAAGTGTCAAAAACTTTCTATTGCGTGTGAGTTGCTTGCCATTTTCAATTTGTTCCCACCAAGTCAGCCCATTGTAGATACCTTGGTCATCAGCAAAGGGAGTTCCTTTCTTCCGATGAATTAGAAATGGTACGTAACCTGAGGTTGTAAGTAACTTAAACTGAAAGCAGACATTTGAGAGAGTCGAAAGTAGACTGAATGCAGATTAATTCTTTCTTCCGGCCACATCATGCATTGCTATCTTGGataaagaatgaaaaagaagtaACAAAAACAACAACGAACTGCTACGTTCCTTCTCGCATCTTATATAATAGTTTACATTGGAAAGACATTGGCTGCAAAAATGTCAAGAAAAAATGACCAAGGACAATCAAGTTTCAATAGCTCTCACTTTGAAGATAACACAACTGAATTTTCGTATTAGTTTGGTAGCATAGTCGGAGCAGCTGCCGAGACACAACACgaagatatacaaaattacaATGGATCGTCACCGACAATACCATCCAATCAAGTAATAATACAACAACCACTTcatatttctaaatcaaaggcAGCCAGTGGGATCATATTACAAGTTTACAACTCGAAAGGGTATTGTTCGGTCTGGACTTAAAGACCGCGCGATTTTATCCTTTAAAAATCGGTCACCTCTGCTATAACTTGTTCATAACCTGAAACTGATAAAACCATTTAGTCATAGCCTAACACTTGCTTGCTCTTGGCCTCTTCTTATTGTTTCGTACTCTTACTATGCACAGTAATAAAAGATGTGGTTCACATATTGGCTATTGCGCGCTGACATTTATTTAGATGACTTACAAGACTCTTCAAACAAAGCCCGCCGGAGTATTAGCCGAGCTCATCAAGACACACGAGAATCTTGAGCCAAGCCCGTAGGCTCAAGAGAGCCATGGTCGAGCCCAACAAGTACATGGCCAGAGTTGTCTACAAAGGCCCTTGAGAGCCAAGTCATGAACAGGCCCACGACCTAAACTCTATTGACAACTAGACTCACGAGAGTCTTAATCGAGCTCAATgagacccacgagagtcttgAGCGATGCCCATAGGCCCACGAGAGCCATGGTCGAGCCCAATAGATCCACGACTTGAACTATCTATCCTGTAAGGGCTCAAAGCTCACATTGTTGAGAAACTCATTCATAGTCTCATGGCCCAATCAAAGCTCAAGAATTGCCAGCTTAGACATCACATGCCAATCACGTGACCAAGGACTCCTATGAATACATGAGGTTCCGGCCTCATTAAAGGATCTCCTTAGAGAGAGTCAATTCAACAGTACGCGTTGGCTCCAAAACCATATTAAATTATCATTCAACCAAATAAACTAACCTATTGAGTGAGTGTAGATATTTATTCATTGAAAACACACAACTCCAACAATGTGAACCAGACTTTTGTTTTAGATTTCTTTCTGTTGTTTACATGCAtgatacagagagagagacagcAAGCAATGGAGACAATAAACTTGCAGTGTCATAGCCAATTACTCATAAACTATAAATTAATCAATGTGGTTAACGAATCTTAATACATTCAATTGTCAACATCAGAGTTTTGAATATGTGACACAAACTTTGATAGTTGAATTAGCCTTTCACGTTAGTGGATCTGGAGATAAGTGCTCTTCCCATTCAAGTAGAGATCATCAAGGACCACAcgccatacatacatacatatatatatatatataaatgacgACACTATATAAATAGTCTCATTCAGTACCTAATTTGTACCTTATATAAAGAATGCCACATAATCCAGATGAAGTTTTATAAAACCCAGAAGCTGAAACTATTTGTTGGTTCTGAAAGCATGGCCAAACCCACTTACtgtatttttctatatatatgatCAGATTACAATTTATATACTAAAAACCTCCAAGTCCCCATATTGGAGAGCCCACTCACTAGTTTGAAGACCTAAGCAATGAATTTctatatttagaaaaaaaaaatcaggtcTCTTTTTGAATGTTTATATAGTAATGGAATTTACAATTACTGTCTATAAGGGATTTGCAACTTGCAAGTAATAAAGATTGGGGACCAATTGACCACTTTAGTAGTTGAATTACAGAGAGGAATGTTGAGAAAACCCCtacatattaaaataaatatctaaTGAACATGTTATAAACTCATGAGTTTCCTTAACTTCGTAAGACGTGTTTTAAAACCACGAGTCCCGAAAGCTCTGTGATGAATTGTGATTTGAATTTAGATTTGGGAAATCGGACAATATATTATAATTGATGATCAAGTTTGAGCAAGAGAGTCCATCGATTTTTCCTAGTAAGCAACATTGATGAATTATTGTAACAATTTATTTACGGGATTGTAGAGTGATAGCTTATCATGATGTTTGATTAATGGACGGAGGAGCTTCATTTGAAGATTTGTCCATTTTTCAAGAAGGTCGGTCAACTTGAAATCCAATAGAATCTATTGAAAAATTAGGtcagagactagttaatctccAACTTATCTCACTAGAAAGAAAACcttcaatatatgtatatttatatttcaCTTAGGTCATGCATGGCAGCATGGAGTCCCCACCTCACAAgatattttaagaaaataattttaacaatttgttttggaaaaaaattagcTAAGCGTGTGTGTAAATATATAGATGGCATGACATATTCACAAAGGCAGTGACCACTAACGTtagaaataaatttaaaaaattagataaatatgcaaatagataTTAATTAAAATGCTTTATCTTAATTTGGTGCTCATCCGATGAAAGACAGGATCAAAGAGGAATCTGATTAAAGATCCActtaggggcaaaaaaaaaatataggatACTTCAGCAATACCTCTTTTCGTGACCTAAAGTTGTATGCCAGCAACAGTTTGGCTTTTGATTTTATGACACATTACCTCATGCTTCTTCTAATTACGTTTGGTTTTAATTAGGTCACTAGAGAATATAACAATTTCCCTCTTTAGAAATAGTTTTTTCAAGAAAATACtactttttaaaatatatatatatatatatatatacacacattaaGAAGAATTATGAAGTTTTAGCATAGATAAACCTCGGGATTTGGATAGCTCCATTCTCTCTACATAATTGGTAAGTCGATGAGTGTAAATGTGGAGAGTTGAAAATCGAGTTTCTCAATTGAAAGAATTCATCACCAGTTAACTCAACCACTTGAGGTGGCTTATAAATACGAGGATTGGGGCTTGAGATTCGTATCATCTATATGCTACCTTTTGTTTTAATTCATATTttgggttttaatttttttaaaaaaagcaacCACAACGATCAGTAGTGCAGTTCTTAAAACAAAAGGTCTATATGTTTCCAAAAATAAGAACAGAATCTGTATAATGAAAGTTGACATTTTTCACATTCTTTTTGGAAGTTCAATGATCTAgattatgtattatgtataaTCTTGAGGGTGAGTTGTTTCCAAAATTTTAGCAAGCAATGAACTGCAGTTTACATGatgtaaacaaaagaaaagaagatatgATGTTAGGCACCCATGACACATGCCAACCAACCCAGAAAActttaaagaaagaaaacaaaagaaaatgacacTCTAGGATCACCAATGCCACTACAAATTCCATATTAAATTCTTCCAACTTTTGTATCTCTTAACAGACAGggcctttatatatatatatgtgtgtgtacttCAATAGACACAACATTGCATTGCATATTAGCATGGCCTTGGAAGTTAAGAAGATGGAACAAAAGCAGCAACCAAATGGTGAATTGGAATGGAGAATAAATTTGGGAGATGGATCATCATCAAAGACGTTGGTTCCAGAGGCAGGGATTACCAGAAGAGCCTGGCAAGGCCTGAAGGGTCTCATTGAATCATTTTTGGTGAAGAAAGTATGGAGATTCTTGAAGAAAGCATGGGATTTAGGTGTTGATGACCCTAGAATATTCTTTCATTGCCTTAAAGTTGGGATTGCTCTCTCTATTGTCTCACTGTTTTACTATATGAGGCCATTGTATGATGGCTTTGGAGGGAATGCTATGTGGGCTGTTATGACAGTCGTGGTGGTGTTTGAAAACAATGTGGGTAAGTATTGATCTTTCATCTTCCATGGGAATTTTATTTGAAATGGGTATTGGAATTTGAAGTTTTAACTGAATTTATTTCTGAACAACAATGATTTTACAGGAGCATCAGTATGCAAATGTTTGAACAGAATATGTGGGACTTCTCTTGCTGGTTCTCTAGCATTTTGTGTACATTATTTGGCTAGCAAATCAGGACACAAATTCGAGCCGTTCATCGTTGGAACGTCAGTTTTCTTACTAGGTACTTAATCATACAACTTTCCATTGGACTTCTCATTGTGGCATTACAACAAACAGAACTCAAACTCAATATTgtctcacgtttttgttttCAGCTTCTGTTGCAACTTTCTCAAGATTTATACCATCCGTGAAAGCCCGGTTCGACTATGGAGCtatgatcttcatcctcacctTCAGCTTGGTTTCACTATCAGGTTATCGAGTCGATGAATTGCTGGATATGGCACATGAAAGGATATCAACAATCATAGTTGGAACTTCCTTGTGCATCCTTGTGAGCATGTTGATTTGCCCCATCTGGGCCGGTGGGGAACTCCATGCTCTAATCAATCGTAACATGGACAAACTTGCCAATTCATTAGAGGGTAAGCCCTTAATGTTTTAATCACACAAACTGCAGTGTATGATAAAGTATTAACTTCTCTGCAACTGCAGGTTGCACTGGTGAGTTCTTTAAAAGCAATGGAGGACTAGGTGAGAGTAACAAAGAATCCAATGAAAAATTGCTAGGCTTCAAGTGTATTCTGGCTTCAAAGGCCAATGAAGAAACTATGGTATGTTGTTATACATTACAGAATTGACCAAAACCTTTTTTTGTAAGCAACTCTTAATATAGAACATTTGATTGAAGTGGGAATTGGCATTGTTTTAGGCCAAATTTGCTTTGTGGGAGCCTGCTCATGGTCAGTTCAACTACAAGCATCCATGGAAACAATACCTCAAAATCGGAGCATCGATTCGAAGCTGTGCTTATTGTCTAGAGGCCCTTAATGCCTGCATCAATTCAGACCATAAGGTAATCAAGTCATACCAGAttaaccaaataaatttattttttaagctCAATATGGTGTTAATGGAGCATTGAATGTGTGATTAAACAGATTCCAGAGTCCATAATGAAGCATGTGAGTGATACTTGCTTAAGAGTGAGCTCTAATGCTTCAAGTGTCATTAGAGAATTAGCAGAAACAATAAAGACCATGAAGAGATCATCAACCATAGATGTCCTGGTTGGAGAAATGAATAGTTCAGTACAAGAGCTTCAAGAGGATTTAAAGTCACTACCTCAAAATGAAACTCCTATCATTGATATGATTCCGGTATTAACCTGTGTTTCTTTACTGATCGAAATCGCTAATCGGGTTGAAGCCATTGTTGATGCTGTCAAAGAACTCTCAAAGTTGGCTGATTTTGGATTCAGAGACCAggataaatcaaatcaaaatcagTCTAAGAGTGATGGGAATATTAtgcaagagaagagaagagtgGAAGAAACCATGATGGCCCTTCAGAGGGTCTGAGTTTTATAGTTTGCTATTCTCTTGCCTTCTTGGTTGAACTATATCATCAAAAAACAGCCCAAACAAAATGATGTACAAACATAAACATTACCATTGACAGAATCAGAATAAAAGTtggtcagtttttttttttttttttctctctctctctctcggaaACAAATTTATTGTGAAGGAGGGATTGCATCATGGGGGATCTGAGCCCATAAAACACCAAAGATCCAACATTTCTAAAACATGATTGGGAATGCAACCGGTCCATTGGACCTTTGCGGCCCATTTTGCAAAATCATGGGCCAAACTATTGATCCACCCGACTTTTATTTGCACATATAGAGCAAAAGCCCCACCATGTCGTCTTTACGCGAagactttctttctttctttttcaattcaTTTCATGTCTTCCATCAAATATTGTTGCTATGGGGTCCCGAAGCACAGGGGATTTTATAGGCTAGTGTCATTTGGGTGGTCTATAGATTTTTGTTGCTCTCCACTGTGCTTTCGGACTAATCGGTTTCATGTTACGTCAATTTGAATTTGCTAGCTTTGTTCAATTTTGACCTTGTAATGCAATTTCATTCTATGCTCCAATCGCTTCTATGTTACACCAGAGATTCTATGGATACAAGCTATTTAATGCCTCAAACTCTcctttttttggattttggaccGCGATGGTTGTTTTTGTCTTGATCTATTTGCTGATCTGTGAATTTATCAATTGAGAATTTCACtttcattacaatttacaacaaGGAAAAACCGAACATGCAAATAATGTAAATTTGTAGTGCTCAAAGTCAAGGACAAGGGTTTAGCTTTATCCCAACTTTGATTGACATTTAGCCCGGCCCAAGTCTGGGCCTCGCTCTAAGTTAAGGAAATAAGCCCAATGAGCTCGTCAGACCCAAGACGGTCTCTCGAGACGATAACCCAAATTCTCTCGGCCCACGTTTGTCCTCCGTCTAAGTTATAAGCCCAACGAGCCCGTCCCCAAAACGGTCTTCATCACAAGACCTAAACCGCCAAGAACAATCTAGGAATTTTCAAGGCTGGAGAAAAAGCTTAGTGCTTCTACGATGGCGGATTCGATACTTACCTCTGAAAGACCTTCCAGTTCCTCTACACTGAATCCTCCTTCCCGTATCATCTGTCATGTGTACGTTCTGAACTTCTATACTTCAATCTCAGTCTGAATTTGTTGCAACTACTGCTTTattgtcattatttttttttgttttcggaTGATGAATCTAGATTTAAAGAAGCTTGCTTATCTTCGTTCAGGTGCCAGAAGCAATTTTCTCAGTATACTTGTCC
Protein-coding regions in this window:
- the LOC120017301 gene encoding uncharacterized protein LOC120017301 translates to MFNFLRRRCKNLLLESTEEDEVHVEAESSSCKLKKRGGSTPGRVFIDRNRKEGHEKLVRDYFSANPTYNEKIFRRRYRMSRDLFNRIHEGIVSYDNYFVQSRDAANKVGLSSLQKVTAALRMMAYGVSADMIDENLRIDESTANEAMKKFVEAVIVVFGERYLRQPNSTDIAKLLQLHEDRRFPGMLGSLDCMHWTWKNCPSAWKCHYSGHHKEATLILEAVASHIINGRAPPVNFVINNHHYDMGYYLGDGIYPQWSTIVKTILMPQSMKAKNFAKAQEGARKDVERAFGVLQARFHIIRQGCRYFKIATLKNIMKACVILHNMIVEDERDMFKSIENGKYYLFEEVDISELDRNDAAYHYDFDQFIKGRQKLKNKSIHHRLQEDLVEHLWEVRGNVE
- the LOC120017303 gene encoding aluminum-activated malate transporter 10-like; this translates as MEQKQQPNGELEWRINLGDGSSSKTLVPEAGITRRAWQGLKGLIESFLVKKVWRFLKKAWDLGVDDPRIFFHCLKVGIALSIVSLFYYMRPLYDGFGGNAMWAVMTVVVVFENNVGASVCKCLNRICGTSLAGSLAFCVHYLASKSGHKFEPFIVGTSVFLLASVATFSRFIPSVKARFDYGAMIFILTFSLVSLSGYRVDELLDMAHERISTIIVGTSLCILVSMLICPIWAGGELHALINRNMDKLANSLEGCTGEFFKSNGGLGESNKESNEKLLGFKCILASKANEETMAKFALWEPAHGQFNYKHPWKQYLKIGASIRSCAYCLEALNACINSDHKIPESIMKHVSDTCLRVSSNASSVIRELAETIKTMKRSSTIDVLVGEMNSSVQELQEDLKSLPQNETPIIDMIPVLTCVSLLIEIANRVEAIVDAVKELSKLADFGFRDQDKSNQNQSKSDGNIMQEKRRVEETMMALQRV